One genomic window of Diospyros lotus cultivar Yz01 chromosome 8, ASM1463336v1, whole genome shotgun sequence includes the following:
- the LOC127808272 gene encoding senescence-specific cysteine protease SAG12-like: MARATTHLHLVIFSFTFLFAFELIVSAHGLEEAAMLEQHEQWMARHGRIYKDSTEKAARFKIFKKNVEYIDAFNVETNKKYNLSVNKFADMTDEEFIASYTGYKAATKEVMLSSFSYANVNDVPSTIDWREKGAVTDVKNQMKCGCCWAFSAVAALEGINQMKTGQLVSLSEQELVDCDYQNHGCEGGSMETAFQFIITNNGLATEADYPYQGGAGTCDGEKRASPVAAITSYEQVPMNDEAALLQAVANQPVSVAVSAGQWSDLRFYNGGVFTGPCTTNLDHAVTAIGYGTSEDGTKFWLIKNSWGTEWGENGYLRIQRDVDKKEGLCGIAMKPSYPVIM, encoded by the exons ATGGCCAGGGCTACCACCCATTTACACTTGGTCATCTTCTCCTTCACCTTTCTCTTTGCCTTTGAGCTCATAGTCTCGGCTCACGGCCTCGAGGAAGCAGCAATGCTGGAGCAACATGAGCAATGGATGGCTCGTCATGGACGCATTTACAAAGACTCAACTGAAAAGGCTGCTCGGTTTAAGATATTCAAGAAGAATGTCGAATATATAGATGCCTTTAATGttgaaactaataaaaaatataacttaagtGTTAATAAGTTTGCAGATATGACAGATGAGGAGTTTATTGCTTCTTATACTGGTTACAAGGCGGCAACAAAAGAGGTAATGCTAAGTTCTTTCAGTTATGCCAATGTAAATGATGTTCCATCTACCATAGATTGGCGGGAGAAGGGAGCAGTGACTGATgttaaaaatcaaatgaaatgcG GGTGCTGCTGGGCATTTTCAGCGGTGGCAGCCCTGGAAGGCATCAACCAAATGAAAACCGGCCAACTAGTATCGCTTTCTGAGCAAGAGCTCGTCGACTGTGACTACCAGAACCATGGCTGCGAGGGCGGCTCCATGGAGACCGCCTTCCAATTTATCATCACAAACAATGGCCTCGCCACAGAAGCCGACTACCCTTATCAGGGAGGAGCAGGCACCTGCGACGGAGAGAAAAGGGCAAGCCCCGTCGCCGCAATAACCAGTTACGAACAAGTGCCGATGAACGACGAGGCGGCACTGCTGCAGGCGGTGGCCAACCAGCCGGTTTCTGTCGCTGTCAGCGCTGGCCAGTGGTCGGACTTAAGGTTCTACAACGGAGGCGTTTTCACGGGCCCATGCACCACGAATCTTGACCATGCCGTCACGGCAATCGGATACGGAACTTCCGAGGACGGGACTAAGTTCTGGCTGATTAAGAATTCCTGGGGAACAGAGTGGGGCGAGAATGGATACCTGAGGATTCAGAGAGATGTTGACAAGAAGGAAGGCCTCTGTGGCATTGCCATGAAACCATCTTACCCAGTAATAATGTGA